In a genomic window of Arthrobacter woluwensis:
- a CDS encoding AraC family transcriptional regulator has translation MTEFWRSTELPHLESRRSCQAVSCYRPHTHDRFSIGLIDAGQALFAGAGGTRCELEPGDVLLIPAHTVHSCNRQTGLWTYQMIHADQDWITSLLPNGATRLLDGVAVFREPGLHRAFTRINDGLFRGEDPARVETLLAEALAGCVEFTPFYSGAASPESGTDSPLTPVLDRLRSSEATPSLDELGGLLGLDKYQLIRAVKDATGLPPIAWRQNDRVIAARALLREGLSPAETAYALGFTDQSHFHRVFRSHVAATPGTYRA, from the coding sequence ATGACCGAATTCTGGCGCAGCACTGAGCTGCCGCACCTGGAATCGCGGCGCTCGTGCCAGGCGGTGTCCTGCTACCGGCCGCACACCCATGACCGGTTCTCCATCGGCCTGATCGACGCGGGGCAGGCCCTGTTCGCCGGTGCGGGCGGCACCCGCTGCGAGCTGGAGCCGGGGGACGTGCTGCTGATTCCCGCGCACACCGTGCACTCCTGCAACCGGCAGACCGGCTTGTGGACCTATCAGATGATCCACGCCGACCAGGACTGGATCACCAGCCTCCTGCCGAACGGCGCCACGCGACTGCTCGACGGCGTCGCGGTGTTCCGGGAGCCCGGCCTGCACAGGGCCTTCACTCGCATCAATGACGGACTGTTCCGTGGAGAGGACCCGGCCAGGGTGGAGACTTTGCTGGCGGAAGCGCTCGCCGGCTGCGTGGAGTTCACCCCTTTTTACAGCGGCGCAGCCAGCCCGGAGTCCGGCACGGATTCCCCACTGACGCCCGTCCTGGATCGCCTCCGGAGCAGTGAGGCCACCCCCAGCCTCGACGAACTCGGCGGGCTGCTGGGCCTGGACAAGTACCAGCTCATCCGCGCCGTGAAGGACGCCACCGGACTCCCACCCATCGCCTGGCGTCAGAACGACCGGGTCATCGCGGCGCGCGCCCTGCTGCGTGAGGGCCTGTCGCCGGCCGAGACCGCGTACGCGCTCGGTTTCACTGACCAGAGCCACTTCCACAGGGTGTTCAGGTCGCACGTCGCAGCGACGCCCGGCACCTACCGGGCGTGA
- a CDS encoding CinA family protein: MAESVVSEPADRLVQELARLAQARGLTVATAESLTGGQLAVAISACEDSSEWYRGGIVAYQPATKHGLLAAPPGPVVTAPTAAAMARSAVRLLDADYAVALTGVGGPGPEEGQPAGTVYLATCAAGEEPDVVHRRFEGNPMEILECSVLAALRELLDRITRG, encoded by the coding sequence ATGGCGGAATCCGTGGTGAGTGAGCCGGCCGACCGCCTGGTCCAGGAACTCGCCCGGCTGGCACAGGCCCGGGGCCTCACGGTGGCGACCGCGGAGTCGCTCACCGGGGGACAGCTCGCCGTCGCGATCTCGGCCTGCGAGGATTCCAGCGAATGGTACCGCGGTGGGATCGTCGCGTATCAGCCCGCCACCAAGCACGGACTGCTCGCCGCCCCACCGGGCCCGGTGGTGACCGCTCCGACGGCGGCAGCCATGGCCCGCTCGGCCGTGCGCCTGCTGGACGCCGACTATGCCGTCGCTCTGACCGGCGTCGGCGGCCCAGGTCCGGAAGAAGGGCAGCCCGCCGGAACGGTGTACCTGGCGACGTGCGCGGCAGGGGAGGAGCCGGACGTCGTCCACCGGAGGTTCGAGGGGAACCCGATGGAGATTCTGGAATGCTCGGTGCTGGCGGCCCTGCGGGAACTCCTGGACCGGATCACCCGGGGATGA
- a CDS encoding exonuclease domain-containing protein yields MSAGFAVVDVETTGLVAGRDRVAEIGIVHVDSDGTVRDRWETLVNPQRDLGPQRIHGIRAEQVRDAPLFPDVLPEVARRLEGRAFVAHNARFDHRFLAAEFLRAGEQFPVGADDVVCTMRLARTFLPGVGRSLQDCCNAFGLPLEDAHTAGADAEATAHVLSAYLSMAPEHPVWAAALERSAALERSAALAWSVPSRAGHPGLTRGRSDHLARLRRRLAAAWTDGMLSPESVAGLYAEADRLGVAEEQVDSLLREPAPAPSGGWSPPGAPVALEPGRRLVLTGQMRRPRHEITERLQAAGYPVHPAVTRAVALVIAADPDTQSTKARRARAYGIPVVGEDFLRTLLGEH; encoded by the coding sequence GTGAGCGCGGGTTTCGCCGTGGTCGATGTCGAGACCACCGGTCTGGTCGCAGGACGGGACCGGGTGGCGGAGATCGGCATCGTCCACGTCGACTCCGACGGCACCGTCCGTGACCGTTGGGAGACCCTCGTCAACCCTCAGCGGGACCTTGGTCCGCAGCGCATCCATGGCATCCGCGCGGAACAGGTGCGCGACGCCCCGCTCTTCCCCGACGTCCTGCCGGAGGTCGCGCGCCGGCTGGAAGGGCGGGCTTTCGTCGCCCACAACGCACGCTTCGACCACCGTTTCCTCGCGGCGGAGTTCCTCCGGGCGGGGGAACAGTTCCCGGTCGGCGCGGACGATGTCGTGTGCACCATGAGACTGGCCCGGACCTTCCTGCCGGGTGTGGGCCGGTCGCTCCAGGACTGCTGCAACGCCTTCGGTCTCCCACTGGAGGATGCGCACACGGCAGGCGCCGACGCCGAGGCGACTGCGCACGTCCTGAGCGCCTATCTCAGCATGGCGCCGGAGCATCCGGTCTGGGCAGCGGCGCTCGAACGGTCAGCGGCGCTCGAACGGTCAGCGGCGCTCGCCTGGTCCGTGCCGTCCCGGGCAGGCCATCCCGGTCTGACCCGCGGACGCAGTGACCACCTGGCCCGCCTCCGCCGCCGGCTCGCGGCCGCCTGGACCGACGGCATGCTCTCCCCGGAGAGCGTGGCCGGGCTGTATGCGGAGGCCGACCGCCTCGGTGTCGCCGAGGAACAGGTGGACTCTCTCCTGAGAGAACCCGCGCCCGCGCCGTCCGGCGGCTGGTCTCCGCCGGGTGCTCCGGTGGCGCTGGAACCGGGCCGGAGGCTCGTCCTGACCGGTCAGATGCGCCGGCCGCGCCACGAGATCACCGAACGATTGCAGGCGGCCGGGTATCCGGTGCACCCGGCCGTCACCCGAGCGGTCGCCCTGGTGATCGCCGCGGACCCGGACACTCAGTCGACCAAAGCCCGGAGAGCCCGGGCCTACGGCATCCCGGTGGTCGGCGAGGACTTCCTGCGCACGCTGCTCGGAGAGCACTGA
- a CDS encoding proline dehydrogenase family protein: MELTAPTLQAASDTLRRWALDEDLKARTMANPALAAAAGRVAARYTAGPDVDGALTVLEAASRRGHRLSVECVGESVRDAVVALQETEAFVDLARRLGQAGSLPAPPTVSFDLSHLGSLVSPELGLANASRVAQAARDAGTSVMISAEGSDRTDLVLDLWERLSSDFPETGITVQARLHRTPEDLERVLRRSGPVRLVKGAFFEPSSVAYPRDSEPLVAAYHRLADRLLTSGHRVNLATHDATLIDELHSRHGDTLRESHVEFEMLQGLGTELLDALHAEGFATREYIIYGPEWWLYVLNRIAEHPERVLLALADLGYPALG, from the coding sequence ATGGAACTCACTGCCCCGACGCTTCAGGCCGCCTCCGACACGCTCCGCCGCTGGGCCCTCGATGAGGACCTGAAAGCCAGAACCATGGCCAACCCCGCGCTCGCAGCCGCCGCCGGACGTGTCGCCGCACGCTACACCGCAGGGCCCGACGTCGACGGCGCGCTGACGGTCCTTGAGGCGGCGTCACGCCGTGGGCACCGGCTCAGCGTCGAATGCGTGGGTGAATCCGTGCGGGACGCTGTGGTCGCCTTACAGGAGACCGAGGCGTTCGTGGACCTGGCGCGGCGCCTCGGACAGGCCGGCTCCCTCCCGGCCCCTCCGACCGTTTCGTTCGACCTCTCCCACCTGGGATCGCTGGTCTCTCCGGAACTGGGCCTCGCGAACGCGTCGCGGGTCGCTCAGGCAGCGCGTGACGCCGGCACCTCCGTGATGATCTCAGCCGAGGGCTCTGACCGGACCGACCTCGTGCTCGATCTCTGGGAGCGGCTCTCCTCGGACTTCCCGGAGACCGGGATCACCGTCCAGGCCCGGCTGCACCGCACGCCGGAGGACCTGGAGCGCGTGCTGCGCCGGTCCGGGCCGGTCCGTCTCGTGAAGGGCGCCTTCTTCGAACCCTCTTCCGTGGCGTATCCCCGGGACTCGGAGCCCTTGGTCGCCGCCTACCACCGGCTCGCGGACCGTCTGCTCACGAGCGGGCACCGGGTCAACCTGGCAACCCATGACGCCACGTTGATCGATGAGCTGCATTCCCGCCACGGCGACACGCTCCGGGAGAGCCACGTCGAGTTCGAGATGCTCCAAGGCCTCGGGACGGAACTGCTCGATGCACTGCATGCCGAGGGTTTCGCCACCCGGGAGTACATCATCTACGGGCCCGAATGGTGGCTCTACGTGCTCAACCGGATCGCCGAGCACCCGGAACGGGTCCTCCTCGCGCTGGCCGATCTGGGGTACCCGGCGTTGGGGTGA
- a CDS encoding ATP-dependent DNA ligase, which translates to MAQRDGEVRLDGHRIRVTKLDKVLYPETGTTKEEVIAYYSAIAKTMIPHCRERPATRKRWPDGVGPDGSGAFFQKDLGDSYPDWVHTGEIQHKDHVNTYPLVDDAATLVWLAQLASLEIHVPQWRFTAEGKPGTPDRLVFDLDPGDGVELTQVAQVAFLVRDLLRDMGLESIPVTSGSSGIHLYAALSGELSSDDASAVAHELARSLETDHPETITSSMKRALRPGKVFIDWSQNNAAKTTVAPYSLRGRARPMVAAPRTWRELASPHLRHLEFHEVLQRVEKRGDPLAALLRAGAGKGAGAAPDQLTEYRAKRDAGRTPEPVPAPGDSDDDAEGDQRRFVIQRHQARRLHYDFRLEHDGVLVSWALPKGVPDDGAVNHLAVPTEDHPLSYRTFEGTIPRGEYGAGTVEIWDSGHYDLEKWRDDEVIVTLHGSPGGGLGGSRRVVLFRAGEAGGKPRWMIHRMELDGKDQPAPPDATASGASDPGDFTPMLADSAPLASLPHLDSGEWAFEMKWDGIRALAVVEDGRLRLVSRSGHDLTASYPELHGLPGLLNAEQAVLDGEIVALADGVPSFSKLQQRFGLTEPDQVARARKAAPAAYFLFDVLQLNGRDCRSLSYEQRRELLTSVIEAPLETPFAAPDAFDGSGEQALDAAGELGLEGVVAKRRDSVYRSGSRSQDWRKYPLLDTAEVYVMGWRESDVEPRGFASLLLAERRDGALQYAGRVGTGFSARQRREIRERLEEQERADPAVEVPVEIRRGAHWVDPDALAEVESRGRTGDGILRQPVWRGWRPDKG; encoded by the coding sequence ATGGCACAGCGCGACGGCGAGGTGCGGCTCGACGGGCACCGTATCCGGGTGACGAAGCTGGACAAGGTGCTCTACCCCGAGACCGGCACCACCAAAGAAGAGGTGATCGCGTACTACTCCGCGATCGCGAAGACGATGATCCCCCACTGCCGGGAGCGTCCGGCCACGCGGAAGCGATGGCCCGATGGCGTGGGTCCGGACGGGAGCGGGGCGTTCTTCCAGAAGGATCTCGGCGATTCCTACCCGGACTGGGTGCACACCGGCGAGATCCAGCACAAGGACCACGTCAACACGTACCCGCTCGTGGATGACGCGGCGACGCTCGTGTGGCTCGCCCAGCTGGCCTCGCTGGAGATCCACGTGCCCCAATGGCGTTTCACCGCCGAGGGAAAGCCGGGGACCCCGGATCGCCTCGTGTTCGACCTCGATCCTGGGGACGGCGTCGAGCTGACCCAGGTCGCCCAGGTGGCGTTCCTGGTCCGCGACCTGCTCCGCGACATGGGGCTCGAATCCATCCCCGTGACGAGCGGCAGTTCCGGCATCCATCTCTATGCCGCGCTCAGCGGCGAGTTGAGTTCCGACGATGCGTCCGCCGTCGCCCACGAACTGGCGCGTTCCCTGGAGACGGACCATCCCGAGACGATCACCAGTTCCATGAAACGTGCGCTCCGCCCTGGAAAGGTCTTCATCGACTGGAGCCAGAACAATGCGGCGAAGACCACGGTGGCCCCGTACTCGCTGCGCGGGCGGGCCCGGCCCATGGTGGCGGCGCCCCGCACCTGGCGCGAGCTCGCCTCCCCCCATCTGCGCCATCTGGAATTCCATGAGGTCCTGCAGCGCGTGGAGAAGCGCGGTGATCCGCTGGCGGCCTTGCTCCGTGCGGGCGCGGGCAAGGGAGCGGGTGCGGCGCCCGACCAATTGACCGAGTACCGAGCCAAGCGCGACGCCGGCCGGACCCCGGAACCGGTCCCGGCCCCGGGGGACAGCGATGACGATGCGGAGGGCGACCAACGGCGCTTCGTGATCCAGCGCCACCAGGCACGCCGCCTCCACTACGACTTCCGCCTGGAGCACGATGGGGTGCTCGTGAGCTGGGCCCTGCCGAAAGGCGTGCCCGACGACGGCGCCGTCAACCACCTCGCCGTCCCCACCGAGGATCACCCCCTGTCCTACCGGACCTTCGAGGGCACGATCCCCCGCGGCGAGTACGGGGCGGGCACCGTCGAGATCTGGGACAGCGGCCACTACGACCTGGAGAAATGGCGCGACGACGAGGTCATCGTCACGCTGCACGGCAGCCCCGGCGGCGGGCTCGGTGGGTCGCGCCGGGTCGTGCTGTTCCGGGCCGGAGAGGCGGGCGGCAAGCCCCGCTGGATGATCCATCGCATGGAGCTGGACGGCAAGGACCAGCCGGCACCACCCGATGCCACCGCCTCCGGCGCCTCCGATCCCGGGGATTTCACCCCGATGCTGGCCGACAGCGCACCGCTCGCCTCGCTCCCCCACCTCGACTCCGGCGAGTGGGCGTTCGAGATGAAGTGGGACGGGATCCGGGCGCTCGCCGTCGTCGAGGACGGGAGGCTGCGCCTGGTGAGCCGCTCGGGTCATGACCTCACCGCCTCCTATCCCGAGCTGCACGGGCTCCCGGGCCTGCTCAACGCCGAGCAGGCCGTGCTCGACGGGGAGATCGTCGCCCTTGCCGACGGCGTTCCGAGCTTCTCGAAACTCCAGCAGCGGTTCGGGCTGACCGAGCCGGACCAAGTCGCACGCGCTCGCAAGGCCGCACCGGCCGCCTACTTCCTGTTCGACGTGCTCCAGCTCAACGGCCGCGACTGCCGCTCGCTGAGCTATGAGCAGCGCCGTGAGCTCCTCACCTCGGTGATCGAGGCTCCTCTGGAAACGCCGTTCGCCGCGCCGGACGCCTTCGACGGTTCGGGCGAGCAAGCGCTCGACGCCGCGGGCGAACTGGGCCTCGAAGGGGTGGTCGCCAAACGCCGGGACAGCGTGTACCGGTCCGGCTCGCGCTCGCAGGACTGGCGGAAGTACCCGCTGCTGGACACGGCGGAGGTTTATGTCATGGGCTGGCGGGAGAGCGACGTCGAGCCGCGCGGTTTCGCTTCACTGCTTCTTGCCGAGCGGCGCGACGGCGCGCTGCAGTACGCCGGGCGCGTCGGCACCGGATTCTCGGCGCGGCAACGCCGGGAGATCCGGGAACGGCTGGAAGAGCAGGAGCGAGCCGATCCTGCGGTGGAGGTCCCGGTGGAGATCCGGCGCGGAGCACATTGGGTCGACCCCGATGCGCTCGCAGAGGTCGAATCCCGCGGACGCACCGGCGACGGCATCCTCCGGCAGCCGGTGTGGCGTGGCTGGCGGCCGGACAAGGGGTGA
- a CDS encoding MFS transporter: MTPPPAAVPPAASQTASPATQPLAVVSEKLPWRQTFNSLSIPNFRIFTAGHFVAVIAIWMQRIAQDWLVLQLSGSVTAVGVTAALQFLPSLMLGPWGGALTDRLPKRRILIATQSVAALLAASLAVLALSGRIEVWHCYLIALILGLVTVLDQPARQVFVNELVGPEHLRNAISVNSTVFQLGGLIGPFLAGVLLTAVGAGWAFAINAVACCCTVLSLTAMNRDRLHVTAPAPRRKGMVRQAVQYALRKPTIRWPWLMAAFVSLFALSLPVQLAAFADRVYDAGAGGYGLLNAMLALGALLGAITSTRRRRLQVRSAVFAAGAYGVMLCIASQTPGLAAFCVLMVCSGFCSLLFLTAANQLVQTSSNTAIRGRVMSLYLVVLMGGQAIGGPMMGSLAEHFGPHLSLFVSGLVPAVAAAVVSVVLARQGKLRLQVRLRGYRPSFRIAGGAARAADS; the protein is encoded by the coding sequence GTGACGCCCCCTCCGGCCGCCGTGCCGCCCGCCGCATCCCAGACCGCCAGCCCCGCGACCCAGCCCCTCGCCGTCGTCTCCGAAAAGCTCCCGTGGCGGCAGACCTTCAATTCGCTCTCCATCCCCAACTTCAGGATCTTCACCGCCGGGCACTTCGTGGCGGTCATCGCGATCTGGATGCAGCGCATCGCGCAGGACTGGCTCGTGCTCCAGCTGTCCGGTTCAGTGACGGCCGTCGGCGTGACCGCGGCGCTGCAGTTCCTCCCGTCGCTCATGCTGGGACCGTGGGGCGGCGCCCTCACGGACCGGTTGCCCAAGCGGCGGATCCTCATCGCGACCCAGAGCGTTGCGGCGCTTCTGGCGGCAAGCCTCGCCGTCCTGGCGCTCAGCGGCCGCATCGAAGTGTGGCACTGCTACCTGATCGCGCTGATCCTCGGCCTGGTGACGGTCCTCGACCAGCCCGCGCGTCAGGTGTTCGTCAACGAGCTCGTGGGACCGGAGCATCTCCGGAACGCGATCAGCGTGAATTCGACCGTTTTCCAGCTCGGCGGGCTGATCGGGCCCTTCCTGGCCGGCGTGCTGCTCACCGCGGTCGGCGCCGGGTGGGCTTTCGCGATCAACGCGGTGGCGTGCTGTTGCACCGTGCTGAGCCTGACCGCCATGAACCGCGACCGACTGCACGTCACCGCTCCGGCGCCTCGCCGGAAGGGCATGGTGCGCCAGGCGGTCCAGTACGCGCTCCGCAAGCCCACCATCCGCTGGCCCTGGCTCATGGCGGCCTTCGTGTCGCTCTTCGCCCTCAGCCTTCCCGTGCAACTGGCAGCCTTCGCGGACCGGGTGTACGACGCCGGCGCCGGCGGCTACGGCCTGCTCAATGCCATGCTCGCGCTGGGTGCGCTTCTGGGCGCCATCACCTCCACGCGCCGGCGTCGGCTCCAGGTCCGGTCCGCGGTTTTTGCCGCAGGAGCGTACGGGGTCATGCTCTGCATCGCCTCCCAGACGCCCGGGCTGGCGGCCTTCTGTGTCCTGATGGTGTGTTCAGGGTTCTGCTCGTTGCTCTTCCTGACCGCCGCCAACCAGCTCGTGCAGACGAGTTCCAACACCGCCATCCGGGGCCGCGTGATGAGTCTGTACCTGGTGGTGCTCATGGGCGGCCAGGCGATCGGCGGGCCGATGATGGGTTCCCTCGCGGAGCACTTCGGACCCCACCTCTCGCTGTTCGTCTCCGGCCTGGTGCCCGCCGTGGCCGCGGCTGTCGTCTCGGTGGTCCTGGCACGGCAAGGGAAGCTCCGGCTCCAGGTGCGGCTGCGAGGCTACCGCCCGTCGTTCCGGATCGCAGGAGGTGCGGCGCGAGCCGCCGACAGTTGA
- the ku gene encoding non-homologous end joining protein Ku, with product MRAIWSGAITFGLVNVPVKLYSATEDHDVDLHQVHDADGGRIRYQRRCEVCGKVVEYEDIDRAYADDEQTIVLTKKDLESIPQEHDRDITVVEFVPSDQLDPLLFDRSYYLEPAGKNAKAYVLLRRTLEKTDRTAVVHFALRQKTRLAALRVRGDALLLQTLLWPDEIREPDFPALDEKTRISAKEMQLSAALVESFSEDFDPSAFHDDYQEQLRTLIEAKRRAGDSLDTEETFGREESSGGQVIDLMEALKQSVERSRARKKGGAGKGETANGKTARGAADKPSSGKAGTAKTGTTKKTTGTRKKATAKKAAPQKATSQKTPARKGA from the coding sequence ATGAGAGCGATCTGGAGCGGAGCCATCACCTTCGGCCTCGTGAACGTCCCGGTCAAGCTGTACAGCGCGACGGAGGACCACGACGTCGATCTTCACCAGGTGCACGACGCCGACGGCGGACGCATCCGCTATCAGCGCCGCTGCGAGGTGTGCGGCAAGGTGGTCGAGTACGAGGACATCGACAGGGCCTATGCGGACGACGAGCAGACGATCGTCCTGACGAAGAAGGACCTGGAGTCCATCCCTCAGGAGCACGATCGCGACATCACCGTGGTGGAGTTCGTCCCCAGTGATCAGCTCGACCCCTTGCTCTTTGATCGCAGTTATTACCTGGAGCCGGCGGGAAAGAACGCCAAGGCCTATGTGCTGCTGCGGCGCACCCTGGAGAAGACGGACCGGACCGCAGTGGTGCATTTCGCCCTGCGCCAGAAGACCCGGCTGGCCGCTCTCCGGGTCAGGGGCGACGCGCTGCTCCTCCAGACTCTGCTGTGGCCGGACGAGATCCGTGAACCCGATTTCCCGGCACTGGACGAGAAGACCCGCATCAGCGCCAAGGAGATGCAGCTCTCCGCAGCGCTGGTCGAGAGCTTCTCCGAGGATTTCGACCCCTCCGCCTTCCACGACGACTATCAGGAGCAGCTGCGGACCCTAATCGAGGCGAAACGGCGTGCCGGGGACTCTCTGGACACGGAGGAGACCTTCGGGCGGGAGGAATCCAGCGGGGGCCAGGTCATCGACCTCATGGAAGCGCTCAAGCAGAGCGTCGAGCGCTCGCGGGCGCGGAAGAAGGGCGGGGCCGGCAAGGGGGAGACTGCGAACGGGAAGACCGCGAGGGGAGCAGCGGACAAGCCGTCCTCCGGGAAGGCCGGCACAGCGAAGACCGGCACGACGAAGAAGACCACCGGTACCCGCAAGAAGGCCACCGCCAAGAAAGCAGCTCCCCAGAAGGCGACTTCCCAGAAAACCCCGGCCCGCAAGGGGGCCTGA
- a CDS encoding lytic transglycosylase domain-containing protein, protein MSSFARRASAPTLAAALTLTLLCGVLLPGAAADDDAPPSGYPSWSDVQKAKQSEGAKAAEITTIKGLLGHLETEAEKRGNAAVVASGEYAVADAALNVAKAKVDGLSAQLRQATAEAARYRKEYGSLAVQAYKSGSLDLPGIPDLQSIQPDRLQGLSVLEVVTGRASALLAKSSAAENTVRSLTDQEQRAEAERQRLADDARQKLGAAQAAKTAMDTQLAQQKQHGQELTAQLASLKGTTASVEARYQQGQEALAAYEAAQAAKRAAAEQRAREQAAAAAAAAEQEHERELAAANATQAGSASGPAPSTPDPAPQPPVVVPPDTGGAVNDPAGAQSYAAGRLGSYGWGQDQFQCLQLLWTQESSWLTTATNASSGAYGIAQALPAGKYASAGSDWLTNYRTQIEWGLGYIRDRYGSPCGAWAHEVSNNWY, encoded by the coding sequence ATGTCGAGCTTTGCCCGCCGCGCCTCAGCACCCACGCTCGCCGCGGCACTCACCCTGACGCTGCTCTGCGGCGTCCTGCTGCCCGGAGCGGCCGCCGACGACGACGCCCCGCCGAGCGGGTACCCCTCGTGGAGCGACGTCCAGAAAGCGAAGCAGAGTGAAGGGGCGAAGGCCGCCGAGATCACCACGATCAAAGGTCTCCTCGGGCACTTGGAGACCGAAGCGGAAAAGCGGGGCAACGCCGCCGTCGTCGCATCCGGAGAGTATGCCGTGGCAGACGCTGCTCTCAATGTTGCGAAAGCGAAAGTGGACGGGCTGTCGGCGCAGCTTCGCCAGGCGACCGCGGAAGCCGCGCGGTACCGGAAGGAGTACGGCTCCCTGGCCGTGCAGGCCTATAAGAGCGGCAGCCTGGACCTGCCGGGAATCCCGGATCTCCAGTCCATCCAGCCGGACCGTCTGCAAGGACTCAGCGTCCTGGAAGTCGTGACGGGCCGGGCGTCTGCTTTGCTGGCGAAGTCGTCCGCCGCGGAGAACACCGTGCGGTCTCTCACCGACCAGGAGCAGCGCGCTGAGGCTGAGCGGCAGCGTCTGGCAGACGACGCGCGGCAGAAGCTCGGCGCCGCCCAGGCCGCGAAGACCGCCATGGACACGCAGCTCGCCCAGCAGAAGCAGCACGGCCAGGAACTCACGGCGCAGCTCGCCTCGCTGAAGGGGACCACGGCGTCCGTCGAAGCCCGCTACCAGCAGGGCCAGGAGGCCCTTGCCGCCTACGAAGCGGCTCAGGCCGCCAAGCGCGCCGCCGCCGAGCAGCGTGCCCGGGAACAGGCCGCGGCGGCTGCAGCGGCTGCGGAACAGGAACACGAGCGGGAGCTGGCCGCAGCCAACGCGACGCAGGCAGGTTCTGCAAGCGGTCCGGCGCCCAGCACGCCTGACCCGGCGCCTCAGCCGCCCGTCGTCGTGCCGCCGGACACCGGGGGAGCCGTCAACGACCCTGCCGGGGCTCAGTCCTATGCGGCCGGCCGGTTGGGATCCTACGGCTGGGGCCAGGACCAGTTCCAGTGTCTGCAACTGCTGTGGACGCAGGAGTCGAGCTGGCTCACGACGGCGACGAACGCCTCCTCGGGCGCTTACGGCATCGCGCAGGCACTCCCCGCAGGCAAGTATGCCAGCGCCGGCAGCGACTGGCTCACGAACTATCGCACGCAGATCGAATGGGGCCTCGGTTACATCCGGGACCGCTACGGCTCACCGTGCGGCGCCTGGGCGCACGAAGTCTCCAACAACTGGTACTGA
- a CDS encoding LysR family transcriptional regulator, giving the protein MFDPVHLRSFLAVAETLSFTQAAQRLGLAQPTVSQHVQKLEAAAKRSLIVRDTREVRLTDNGDAMAGFARTILAEQDAAARYFAGSAMRGRLRFGAADDLANTSLPRILREFRQLYPEINLELTVGQSDQLHRRLKAGQLDLVFVKWVAGTAEGEVARHDTFAWVGLEQTVLPDDAPVPLVAYPAPSLSRRLAIDALESQGRRWKVTCSTRQIAGVLAAVRAGLGVAVMPSTLIPEDLTVITRRFDLPPVGDVDFTLIRNPSANTEVSDALIRAIVGRGLKW; this is encoded by the coding sequence ATGTTCGATCCTGTTCACCTCCGGTCCTTCCTGGCAGTGGCCGAGACCCTGAGCTTCACCCAGGCCGCGCAGCGGCTCGGCCTGGCCCAGCCCACCGTCAGCCAGCACGTCCAGAAGCTCGAGGCCGCGGCGAAGAGGTCCCTGATCGTGCGCGACACCCGGGAGGTGCGCCTCACCGACAACGGCGATGCGATGGCCGGCTTCGCCCGGACCATCCTGGCGGAACAGGATGCCGCGGCCCGATACTTCGCCGGTTCGGCCATGCGGGGGCGGCTGCGCTTCGGCGCTGCGGACGATCTGGCGAACACGAGCCTGCCCAGGATCCTGCGCGAGTTCCGGCAGCTCTATCCCGAGATCAACCTGGAACTCACCGTCGGCCAGAGCGATCAGCTGCACCGGCGTCTCAAAGCCGGGCAACTGGACCTCGTGTTCGTCAAATGGGTGGCGGGAACCGCCGAAGGTGAAGTGGCGCGCCACGACACGTTCGCGTGGGTCGGACTGGAACAGACCGTGCTGCCCGACGACGCCCCCGTGCCGCTCGTCGCCTACCCGGCGCCGAGCCTGAGCCGGCGCCTGGCCATCGACGCCCTGGAATCGCAGGGGCGGCGCTGGAAGGTCACGTGCTCCACCCGGCAGATCGCCGGTGTGCTGGCGGCCGTCCGGGCCGGGCTCGGCGTCGCGGTCATGCCCTCGACCCTCATCCCGGAGGACCTGACGGTCATCACCCGGCGCTTCGATCTGCCGCCCGTGGGGGACGTGGATTTCACCCTGATCCGGAATCCCTCGGCGAACACCGAAGTGAGCGACGCCCTGATCCGCGCGATCGTGGGGCGCGGACTCAAGTGGTGA